A stretch of Chitinophaga caeni DNA encodes these proteins:
- a CDS encoding sialidase family protein, producing MLLKKCLCCIGLLLSFSFAFAQKKYTTVFAGGNDGYKNFRIPALVSLPNGDLLAFCEGRVNNAGDFGNIDIVMKKSNDHGKTWSALQVVVDVDHLQAGNPAPVVDLADPNYPGGRIFLFYNTGNNHEGEVRKGHGLREVWYVCSTDGGNSWDKPVNITQQVHHPNNSRYQDSLDWRSYANSPGHALQFKSGTYAGRIYVSANHSRGNPQPHFKDYQAHGYYTDDHGKTFHLSENVPYAGGNESMSAVLSDGKLMMNARNQQGNERARIIAISKDGGAHWDTTYIDHQLPDPVCQGSILSSGTKLLFCNNASTTRRDNLTLYVSRDDGKSYGKKYVIAKSPDAESKGSYSAYSDIAFINKKTVGILFEIDDYKRIVFAVQKF from the coding sequence ATGCTACTCAAGAAATGTCTTTGCTGCATAGGATTGTTGCTCTCTTTTTCGTTTGCTTTTGCTCAAAAAAAATATACTACGGTTTTCGCAGGAGGAAATGATGGCTATAAGAATTTTAGGATTCCGGCTTTAGTGAGCTTGCCTAATGGCGATTTATTAGCTTTTTGCGAAGGGCGGGTGAATAACGCGGGAGATTTCGGCAATATCGATATTGTAATGAAGAAAAGTAATGATCATGGTAAGACTTGGTCTGCATTGCAAGTGGTGGTAGATGTAGATCACTTGCAGGCCGGGAACCCGGCCCCTGTCGTGGACCTGGCAGATCCGAATTACCCGGGGGGAAGAATATTTTTATTTTACAATACGGGAAATAATCACGAAGGTGAAGTTAGGAAGGGTCACGGTCTCAGGGAAGTTTGGTATGTATGTTCTACCGATGGCGGAAATTCTTGGGATAAACCGGTAAACATTACCCAGCAGGTTCATCATCCCAATAATTCCAGGTATCAAGATTCCTTAGATTGGAGGAGTTATGCTAACAGCCCCGGTCATGCACTGCAATTTAAGTCCGGAACATATGCAGGACGGATTTACGTTTCTGCCAATCATTCACGGGGAAACCCGCAGCCGCATTTTAAAGATTACCAGGCACACGGCTATTATACTGACGATCATGGCAAGACGTTTCATCTTTCTGAAAATGTGCCTTATGCCGGTGGTAATGAATCCATGTCCGCTGTATTGAGTGATGGGAAGCTCATGATGAACGCCCGCAATCAACAGGGCAATGAAAGGGCGCGGATTATTGCCATCAGCAAGGATGGTGGGGCACACTGGGATACGACTTATATCGATCATCAATTACCGGACCCGGTATGCCAGGGAAGTATATTATCTTCCGGTACAAAATTGTTGTTCTGTAATAATGCCAGCACTACCCGGCGCGATAATCTAACTTTGTATGTCAGCCGTGATGACGGTAAATCATATGGTAAGAAATATGTGATAGCCAAAAGTCCGGATGCGGAAAGCAAGGGAAGCTATTCCGCTTATTCTGATATCGCGTTCATTAACAAGAAAACGGTTGGTATTTTATTTGAGATCGATGATTATAAAAGGATCGTATTTGCAGTGCAGAAATTTTGA
- a CDS encoding META domain-containing protein: MRLAILLSAVCILAFSCKTKAPSGSVMNPTLEETYWKLVELNGQAVTAKPATGKDIYFILRKDGNKVQGFAGCNGFGGTYELKEGDRIRFSQMISTMMACDVLETENKLMKVFEMADNYNLVDNRLMLNKARMAPLARFEAVKSVKGLK, translated from the coding sequence ATGAGATTAGCAATCCTACTGTCAGCAGTTTGCATTTTAGCATTTAGTTGTAAAACCAAAGCCCCATCCGGAAGCGTTATGAACCCCACATTAGAAGAAACGTATTGGAAATTGGTCGAGTTAAACGGCCAGGCGGTAACCGCTAAACCGGCTACCGGGAAAGACATATATTTTATACTCAGGAAAGACGGCAACAAGGTGCAGGGATTCGCAGGCTGTAATGGTTTCGGGGGCACTTATGAATTAAAAGAAGGCGACCGTATCCGTTTTTCACAAATGATCAGCACGATGATGGCCTGCGATGTACTTGAAACGGAAAACAAGTTGATGAAGGTTTTCGAAATGGCAGATAATTACAACCTGGTGGATAATAGATTGATGCTTAATAAAGCCCGCATGGCGCCCCTGGCCCGATTCGAAGCAGTAAAATCCGTGAAGGGGCTGAAATAA
- a CDS encoding DNA/RNA non-specific endonuclease: MPTTRKKKKKGNKSKQKNKFTVWLILIAAAFIVSTCSRQLTNIKEYLPTTITGNDPRPDEQVAPETSDERHLLLESFEYSAKPAYNRELLELPTGPWLFKDAMIGDLKMDHKDGKQAARLRNNGFIRMEYDLQPEAAIHVSILHARFGNDAASTWQLWYSTDRGATYKQAGNTIRSNAIQLQRAHFNIPKASALRLEIRKSGSDNNRVNIDAIAISYRDRRVVNKPSRADHKKSELDDDHLLLGNPSHASTDISFPDNYLLDKKFFKLSYNKAKGTPNWVSWHLDKNDMGKASRQKDFNQDGSLPPGWYQVSHSSYSGSGFDRGHNCPSADRTSSREANNATFYMTNMLPQAPNHNQHLWANLEEYTRGLVKRGNEVYIIMGSYGIGGIGNRGKIEKIDKKRITVPSHIWKIIVVIPYGNNDLARINKNTRVIAVNTPNSNTADHNWRKYITSVAEIEAATHYHFFTSLPDSTREILIYKTDQGR, from the coding sequence ATGCCGACAACACGAAAGAAAAAGAAGAAAGGAAATAAAAGTAAACAGAAGAATAAGTTTACAGTATGGTTGATATTAATTGCAGCAGCATTTATTGTCAGCACCTGTTCCCGGCAACTTACAAATATCAAGGAATATTTACCTACAACGATTACCGGGAATGATCCGCGGCCGGATGAACAAGTTGCACCGGAAACTTCCGATGAAAGGCATTTGCTGTTGGAAAGCTTCGAATACAGCGCCAAACCGGCTTACAACCGGGAACTTCTCGAATTACCGACCGGGCCATGGTTGTTCAAAGATGCCATGATCGGGGATCTCAAGATGGATCATAAAGACGGGAAACAGGCTGCCCGCTTACGCAACAATGGCTTTATCCGCATGGAATACGACTTGCAGCCGGAAGCTGCTATACACGTTAGCATCCTGCATGCACGCTTCGGTAATGATGCCGCCAGCACCTGGCAGTTATGGTATTCTACCGACAGGGGGGCTACTTACAAACAAGCCGGCAATACGATTCGCAGTAATGCAATACAATTACAAAGAGCGCATTTCAATATTCCGAAAGCTTCCGCGCTCCGTCTCGAAATCAGGAAATCAGGTAGCGACAATAACCGCGTCAATATAGATGCCATTGCCATTTCATACCGGGATCGCAGGGTTGTAAACAAACCCTCACGCGCAGATCATAAAAAATCTGAACTGGATGATGATCACCTGTTGCTCGGTAACCCTAGCCATGCCAGTACCGATATCAGCTTCCCTGATAATTACTTACTCGACAAAAAGTTTTTCAAACTATCCTACAACAAGGCTAAAGGAACACCCAACTGGGTCAGTTGGCATTTAGACAAAAATGACATGGGAAAGGCATCCAGGCAAAAAGATTTTAACCAGGACGGATCCTTGCCTCCAGGTTGGTACCAAGTTAGCCACTCCAGTTATTCCGGCAGCGGTTTCGACCGCGGGCATAACTGTCCTTCAGCAGACCGGACTTCCAGCCGGGAAGCCAATAATGCAACATTTTATATGACCAATATGCTACCCCAAGCGCCCAACCATAACCAGCACCTATGGGCCAACTTGGAAGAGTATACGAGAGGACTGGTAAAACGAGGCAACGAGGTTTACATAATAATGGGAAGTTACGGCATTGGAGGTATCGGCAACCGTGGGAAAATAGAAAAGATCGATAAAAAAAGAATTACGGTGCCGAGCCATATCTGGAAAATAATAGTAGTGATTCCATATGGGAATAACGATTTGGCGCGTATCAATAAAAACACGAGGGTCATCGCTGTAAATACGCCCAATAGCAATACGGCTGATCATAATTGGCGGAAATATATCACCTCTGTAGCGGAGATCGAAGCAGCAACCCATTATCATTTTTTCACAAGTTTGCCGGACAGCACCCGGGAGATTTTAATATATAAAACCGACCAGGGCCGGTAA
- a CDS encoding DUF6496 domain-containing protein, whose amino-acid sequence MAKYSKKSQEKVGKALHEMKEGELKSGSGKKVTSRKQAIAIGLSEAREEGDKVPKKSSSKKKS is encoded by the coding sequence ATGGCTAAATATTCAAAGAAAAGCCAAGAAAAAGTAGGCAAGGCTTTACACGAAATGAAAGAAGGTGAGTTGAAAAGCGGCAGCGGTAAAAAAGTAACCAGCAGGAAACAAGCCATCGCTATCGGACTTTCCGAAGCAAGGGAAGAGGGTGACAAAGTGCCTAAAAAAAGTAGTAGCAAAAAGAAAAGTTAA